In one window of Rhizobium sp. ACO-34A DNA:
- a CDS encoding alkanesulfonate monooxygenase — MPVEIIGYIGNHNASETVPASGPVINPEHIAAAAAIHENGGFDRVLFAFHSTSPESILIAQHVAVRTTKLKLMIAHRPGFTAPTLAARQLATLDQLSNGRVSVHIITGGNDQELAQDGDHLTKDERYARTTEYLDIVRQEWTSEKPFDYEGNYYRVKSGFSHVKPANPEGIPVYFGGSSEAAIDVAGRHADIYALWGETLAQVSETIHRVRQAAAPHGRNPRFSLSLRPILADTEEAAWVKANRLLERAKELRATASGERLINVGGTGGQQPPNEGSRRLLAAAAQGARVDKRLWTEMAALTGASGNSTSLVGTPDQVAEALLDYYDLGVTTFLIRGFDPLEDAFQYGRDLIPRFRALVAKRDSEATRAAAAE; from the coding sequence ATGCCAGTCGAAATCATCGGTTACATCGGCAATCACAATGCCTCCGAAACGGTCCCGGCTTCCGGTCCGGTGATCAATCCCGAGCATATCGCGGCGGCTGCGGCGATCCATGAAAATGGCGGTTTCGACCGGGTGCTGTTCGCCTTTCACTCGACGTCTCCGGAAAGCATCCTGATCGCCCAGCATGTGGCGGTGCGCACGACGAAGCTGAAGCTGATGATCGCGCATCGACCGGGCTTTACCGCCCCGACGCTTGCGGCTCGCCAGCTTGCCACGCTCGACCAGCTCAGCAATGGCCGGGTGTCGGTCCACATCATCACCGGCGGCAATGATCAGGAACTGGCGCAGGACGGCGATCACCTGACCAAGGACGAGCGCTATGCCCGTACAACCGAATATCTCGATATCGTCAGGCAGGAATGGACGAGCGAAAAACCGTTCGATTACGAAGGCAATTACTACAGGGTGAAGTCTGGTTTCTCCCATGTGAAGCCGGCCAATCCGGAGGGCATTCCGGTCTATTTCGGCGGCTCGTCGGAAGCGGCGATCGATGTCGCCGGGCGTCATGCCGATATCTACGCGCTGTGGGGCGAGACGCTGGCGCAGGTTTCCGAGACCATTCATCGTGTCCGTCAGGCCGCGGCTCCGCATGGCCGCAATCCACGTTTCAGCCTGTCGCTGCGTCCCATCCTTGCCGATACGGAAGAGGCCGCATGGGTCAAGGCCAACCGGCTTCTGGAGCGTGCAAAGGAATTGCGGGCGACGGCTTCCGGCGAGCGGTTGATCAATGTCGGCGGCACAGGTGGACAACAGCCACCGAACGAAGGCTCCCGCCGTCTGCTTGCGGCCGCGGCTCAAGGCGCGCGCGTCGACAAGCGGCTGTGGACCGAAATGGCGGCGCTGACCGGCGCCAGCGGCAACTCCACCTCGCTGGTCGGCACGCCGGATCAGGTGGCGGAAGCACTGCTCGATTACTACGACCTTGGCGTCACGACCTTCCTCATTCGCGGCTTCGATCCGCTGGAGGATGCCTTCCAGTACGGACGCGATCTCATCCCGCGCTTCAGGGCTCTCGTCGCCAAGCGCGATAGCGAAGCCACGCGCGCAGCCGCCGCAGAATAA
- a CDS encoding acyl-CoA dehydrogenase yields MTVTQLRNPASRPVTEIALDLSKAFAEKAHEVDIGAGFPHENIRLAHEAGLSALTAPVELGGRGARLSEAADVIRIIAQGEPSTALILIMQYINLATLPASRWPTHLVGKVIRSAVENGALINALRVEPELGTPIRGGLPATTARRVENGWSITGRKIYSTGVEGLTWAIVWARTDEEDVRLGGFLVPVNAEGFTIEKTWNPLGMRATGSHDAVLQDVFVPLDHAVDIRRPSEWDARGEGQAAWFGILPGALYTGVAEAARDWLVRFLNERVPSNLGQPLATVPRIQQALGEIEELLVVNRRLIGSAARDIDEGRSVSQSEAGLIKVVTTENAILAVEKALKLSGNHGISRNNPLERHHRDVLCGRIHSPQEDTVRIGAGKLALGI; encoded by the coding sequence ATGACAGTAACCCAACTCCGCAATCCGGCTTCCCGGCCGGTGACCGAGATCGCCCTCGATCTGTCGAAGGCCTTTGCCGAAAAGGCCCATGAAGTCGATATCGGCGCGGGGTTTCCTCACGAGAACATCCGTCTGGCACATGAGGCGGGGCTTTCGGCTCTTACCGCACCGGTGGAGCTCGGTGGCCGGGGCGCAAGGCTTTCGGAGGCCGCGGACGTCATCCGCATCATCGCGCAGGGCGAGCCGTCGACCGCGCTGATCCTGATCATGCAATACATCAATCTTGCGACGCTGCCGGCAAGCCGTTGGCCGACCCATCTGGTCGGCAAGGTCATCAGGAGTGCCGTGGAAAACGGGGCTTTGATCAATGCGCTTCGCGTGGAGCCGGAATTGGGTACCCCGATCCGGGGCGGTCTGCCTGCAACCACTGCGCGACGGGTCGAAAACGGCTGGTCGATCACGGGCCGCAAGATCTACTCCACCGGTGTCGAGGGCCTGACGTGGGCAATCGTCTGGGCGCGCACGGATGAGGAAGACGTGCGGCTTGGCGGCTTTCTCGTGCCGGTGAATGCCGAGGGCTTCACCATCGAGAAGACCTGGAACCCGCTCGGCATGCGCGCCACCGGCAGTCACGATGCGGTTCTTCAGGATGTCTTCGTGCCGCTGGATCACGCCGTCGACATCCGCCGTCCCTCGGAATGGGACGCGCGGGGCGAGGGGCAGGCAGCCTGGTTCGGCATACTGCCCGGCGCGCTTTACACCGGCGTTGCCGAAGCCGCGCGCGACTGGCTCGTTCGTTTCCTCAACGAGCGCGTGCCGAGCAATCTCGGCCAGCCGCTTGCCACAGTGCCGCGTATCCAGCAGGCGCTTGGCGAGATCGAGGAGCTGCTGGTGGTCAATCGCCGGCTGATCGGCTCGGCGGCGCGTGACATCGACGAGGGCCGCAGCGTTAGCCAGTCGGAAGCCGGGCTGATCAAGGTCGTCACGACCGAGAACGCCATCCTTGCCGTCGAGAAGGCCCTGAAGCTTTCCGGCAATCACGGCATTTCCCGCAACAACCCGCTCGAGCGTCATCACCGCGACGTGCTCTGCGGCCGCATCCACAGTCCGCAGGAAGACACCGTGCGCATCGGCGCCGGCAAGCTTGCTCTGGGCATCTGA
- a CDS encoding alkyl hydroperoxide reductase, translating into MTQSLVETLAEFQAKRALTMPADKLKINVDQRRLLVETADRAGFVKPGDVVAPFELTEVDEGKLTFPALLENGPLVLIFFRFAGCPACNVALPYYRDHLANRLSALGATLVGVSPQVPEKLRDIKERHALGFRIATDEGNALARRFGILYTFDEASRRSSLESGNPIGDVTGTGTWELPMPTAVVIDRKGVVRFADVSPDWLVRTEPDVIVEAMRNIYLNAAA; encoded by the coding sequence ATGACCCAATCCCTCGTCGAGACGCTTGCAGAGTTTCAGGCGAAGCGCGCACTGACGATGCCGGCCGACAAGCTCAAGATCAATGTCGACCAACGCCGCCTTCTGGTGGAAACGGCAGATCGCGCCGGCTTCGTGAAGCCCGGTGATGTCGTCGCGCCCTTTGAACTGACCGAGGTCGACGAAGGAAAACTGACGTTCCCTGCCCTCCTCGAAAATGGTCCTCTGGTGCTGATCTTCTTCCGCTTTGCCGGTTGCCCGGCCTGCAACGTGGCGCTTCCCTACTATCGTGACCATCTGGCAAACAGGCTGTCGGCGCTTGGGGCAACGCTCGTTGGCGTCAGCCCGCAGGTTCCGGAAAAGCTGCGCGACATCAAGGAGCGCCACGCCCTCGGTTTCCGCATCGCTACGGACGAAGGCAACGCGCTCGCGCGACGCTTCGGCATACTCTATACTTTCGATGAGGCATCCCGTCGCTCGTCACTGGAAAGCGGCAACCCAATTGGCGACGTGACCGGAACCGGCACCTGGGAACTCCCGATGCCGACCGCTGTCGTCATCGACCGCAAGGGCGTCGTGCGCTTCGCCGATGTCAGCCCCGACTGGCTTGTCCGCACGGAACCGGACGTGATCGTCGAAGCCATGCGCAACATATACCTGAACGCAGCCGCCTGA
- a CDS encoding mannose-6-phosphate isomerase, producing MSEQDHSHHHHDHDHSHDHDHHHDRWKHDGIRVIKGDQLDANTTQTPGMFRQAAINHARVGAQKIWAGTVAIEPNAKTGVHHHGALESVIYVIRGKARMRWGDRLEYVAEAGPGDFIFVPPYVPHQEINADPENVLECVLVRSDNEAVVVNITNIDPVETPEAVYWVDPIHSKPE from the coding sequence TTGAGCGAACAAGATCATAGCCATCACCACCACGATCATGACCATTCGCATGATCATGACCACCATCACGACCGCTGGAAGCATGACGGTATCCGCGTCATCAAGGGTGACCAGCTGGACGCCAACACCACCCAGACGCCGGGCATGTTCCGTCAGGCCGCGATCAACCACGCCCGCGTCGGCGCGCAGAAGATCTGGGCCGGCACGGTCGCGATCGAACCCAATGCCAAGACGGGCGTGCATCATCACGGCGCGCTGGAGAGCGTGATCTACGTCATTCGCGGCAAGGCGCGCATGCGCTGGGGCGACCGGCTGGAATATGTGGCGGAAGCAGGTCCGGGCGATTTCATCTTCGTCCCGCCGTACGTGCCCCATCAGGAAATCAATGCCGATCCGGAAAACGTGCTGGAATGCGTGCTGGTTCGCTCCGACAACGAGGCGGTGGTCGTCAACATCACCAACATCGATCCGGTCGAAACGCCTGAGGCCGTCTACTGGGTCGATCCGATTCACAGCAAGCCGGAATAA
- a CDS encoding secondary thiamine-phosphate synthase yields MALRTINIATNGQGLYEFTDAVEGFLGASGAREGLMTVFVRHTSCSLVIQENADPSVQRDLKTFFARLVPPSDDTAMHWITHRDEGRDDMPAHIKAALTQVSIGIPFSQGRLLLGTWQGIYLFEHRDRPHRREVVLHCAP; encoded by the coding sequence GTGGCGCTGAGGACGATCAATATCGCGACGAACGGGCAGGGGCTCTACGAGTTCACTGACGCCGTTGAGGGTTTTCTCGGCGCTTCAGGGGCGCGGGAAGGGCTCATGACCGTGTTCGTCCGTCATACCTCCTGTTCTCTGGTCATTCAGGAGAATGCGGATCCGTCGGTGCAACGCGACCTCAAGACGTTTTTCGCCCGGCTCGTGCCGCCTTCCGATGACACCGCAATGCATTGGATCACCCACAGGGATGAGGGGCGGGATGACATGCCGGCCCATATCAAGGCGGCCCTGACGCAGGTTTCCATCGGTATTCCCTTCAGCCAAGGGCGCCTGCTTCTCGGGACATGGCAGGGGATCTACCTTTTCGAACATCGTGACCGACCGCATCGTCGCGAGGTGGTGCTGCATTGCGCGCCGTGA
- a CDS encoding ArgP/LysG family DNA-binding transcriptional regulator — translation MIRKINLVLDYDHLAALSAVLRAGSFEKAARQIGLTPSAISQRIKALEERVGAVLVVRGQPCQPTPAGQRLFRHAEEVALLEAGLGRDLGEFSGMAKTPSLRLAVNADSLATWFVPAMAAVDAFLYDLVLDDQDHSAEWLRRGEVRAAVTGSSQPVQGCDCRYLGRLRYFATASPAFMARWFLDGVTAERLAVAPTMTFNTKDTLQSRWLAMSFPAHISPPTHWLPSSHGFVDATTAGLGWGMNPEILVGDAITSGRLATLMPDCPLDVPLYWHWSRSAGPALKVLTEAVLATARRLLVQDHP, via the coding sequence ATGATTAGGAAAATTAATCTGGTGCTGGATTACGATCACCTTGCCGCGCTTTCGGCCGTTCTTCGTGCGGGCTCTTTCGAGAAGGCAGCCCGACAGATTGGGCTGACGCCATCTGCGATTTCCCAGCGGATCAAGGCGCTGGAAGAGCGGGTGGGCGCGGTGCTGGTGGTGCGTGGGCAGCCATGTCAGCCGACACCGGCAGGGCAGAGGCTTTTCCGACACGCGGAGGAGGTCGCCCTGCTCGAGGCGGGGCTTGGGCGCGATCTGGGCGAATTCTCGGGAATGGCGAAGACGCCGAGCCTTCGGCTTGCGGTCAATGCCGACAGCCTCGCCACATGGTTCGTGCCGGCCATGGCCGCAGTCGATGCCTTTCTCTACGATCTGGTGCTGGACGATCAGGATCACAGCGCCGAATGGTTGCGGCGAGGTGAGGTACGGGCGGCCGTTACCGGTTCTTCGCAGCCGGTGCAGGGCTGCGATTGCCGTTATCTCGGTCGCCTGCGCTATTTCGCAACGGCCAGTCCCGCTTTCATGGCGCGCTGGTTTCTGGATGGCGTGACGGCGGAGCGGCTGGCCGTTGCACCGACCATGACCTTCAATACCAAGGATACACTGCAATCCCGCTGGCTGGCGATGTCTTTCCCGGCCCACATCTCGCCGCCAACCCACTGGCTGCCATCGTCGCACGGCTTCGTCGATGCGACGACAGCGGGCCTTGGCTGGGGAATGAACCCGGAAATCCTTGTCGGTGATGCGATCACCAGCGGCAGACTGGCAACGCTTATGCCGGATTGTCCGTTGGATGTTCCGCTCTATTGGCACTGGAGTCGGTCGGCGGGGCCGGCGCTGAAGGTCTTGACGGAAGCGGTGCTCGCCACCGCCCGCCGTCTGCTGGTGCAGGATCATCCGTAA
- a CDS encoding amino acid transporter — MTFSVSAALAGFLLGLSLIVAIGAQNAFVLRQGLQGRHVLAVCLTCAGSDALLIGAGVGGFSTMIASIDWLDPLLRYGGAAFLAFYGLRSLRSAISGHSALAVRGDAEQSLVAALLTCLALTWLNPHVYLDTVVLIGSISRHYPGEEAAFAAGAAGASFLFFFSLGYGARLLRPIFARRSAWQILDGLIALIMGSIAFSLVSNG; from the coding sequence ATGACCTTCTCAGTCTCTGCCGCTCTCGCGGGCTTTCTGCTCGGCCTCAGCCTCATCGTTGCCATCGGCGCGCAAAACGCCTTCGTGCTGCGTCAGGGTTTGCAGGGTCGCCATGTCCTCGCCGTCTGCCTTACCTGCGCTGGCTCCGACGCGCTGCTGATCGGTGCCGGCGTCGGCGGGTTCTCCACAATGATTGCCAGCATCGACTGGCTCGATCCCCTGCTTCGCTATGGTGGCGCTGCGTTTCTGGCCTTCTACGGCCTGCGCAGCCTACGCTCCGCGATCAGTGGCCACAGCGCGCTGGCGGTCCGGGGCGATGCAGAGCAGAGCCTTGTGGCGGCCCTTCTCACCTGCCTGGCGCTGACATGGCTGAACCCGCATGTCTACCTCGACACCGTCGTCCTGATCGGCTCGATCTCCAGGCATTATCCCGGCGAGGAAGCGGCCTTTGCCGCCGGCGCGGCAGGAGCTTCCTTCCTTTTCTTCTTCTCGCTCGGTTATGGCGCCCGCCTTCTACGTCCCATCTTCGCCCGCCGTAGCGCATGGCAGATCCTCGACGGCTTGATCGCGCTAATCATGGGAAGCATCGCCTTCAGTCTGGTGTCGAACGGCTGA
- a CDS encoding peptidase M20, with protein sequence MFLTNHDLVDLIDLRRDLHRHPEISGEEQWTAARIVSFLTPLKPAKILTGLGGHGVAAVFEGAASGPTLLFRCELDALPIEEKSSAAYRSTIPGKGHLCGHDGHSTIMTALALGLSRQLPKRGRVVLLFQPAEETGAGAAAVIADPKFGGITPGLAFSLHNLPGLPLGHVSIKAGPVNCASRGMRVALSGKTAHASQPETGISPMSAIAALMPALTGLSRGAPPALDFRLATVTHASLGEKAFGIAPGDGEIWVTLRTLTDDGMDELCNEAEALARSAAEDGNLGLDISYDDIFLHCENAPEAVDHLIRALDAEGVSHDERNLPMRGSEDFGRFRAIAPSAMFFLGSGETHPALHNPDYDFPEDLIAIGARIFMRVVRDILE encoded by the coding sequence ATGTTCCTCACCAATCACGATCTGGTCGATCTGATCGACCTTCGCCGCGACCTTCATCGTCATCCCGAAATCTCCGGCGAAGAGCAATGGACGGCCGCGCGCATCGTCTCGTTTCTTACGCCCCTGAAGCCTGCGAAAATCCTCACGGGCCTCGGTGGCCACGGCGTTGCGGCGGTCTTCGAGGGAGCGGCATCAGGCCCGACACTTCTCTTCCGCTGCGAGCTGGATGCCCTCCCGATCGAGGAGAAATCCTCCGCCGCTTACCGCTCGACCATTCCGGGCAAGGGTCATCTCTGCGGTCATGACGGCCATTCTACCATCATGACGGCGCTCGCCCTCGGCCTCTCGCGCCAGTTGCCGAAACGCGGCCGCGTCGTGCTGCTGTTCCAGCCGGCGGAGGAAACCGGAGCGGGCGCGGCAGCCGTCATCGCCGATCCGAAATTCGGCGGGATCACGCCGGGCCTCGCCTTCTCCCTGCACAATCTGCCGGGTCTTCCGCTTGGCCACGTCTCGATCAAGGCCGGACCGGTGAACTGCGCCTCGCGCGGCATGCGCGTCGCCCTTTCCGGTAAGACGGCCCATGCCTCACAGCCGGAAACCGGCATTTCTCCCATGTCCGCCATCGCAGCCTTGATGCCGGCGCTGACAGGTCTTTCGCGCGGCGCTCCGCCTGCCCTCGACTTCCGGCTGGCAACGGTCACCCATGCTTCGCTCGGCGAAAAAGCCTTCGGCATTGCGCCCGGCGATGGAGAGATCTGGGTGACGCTGCGAACCCTGACTGACGACGGCATGGACGAACTGTGCAACGAGGCGGAGGCGCTGGCCCGTTCAGCCGCCGAAGATGGAAATCTCGGCCTCGACATCTCCTATGACGACATCTTCCTGCATTGCGAAAACGCGCCGGAAGCCGTCGATCACCTGATCCGCGCCCTCGATGCCGAAGGCGTTTCCCATGATGAACGCAATCTGCCGATGCGAGGCTCCGAAGATTTCGGCCGCTTCCGCGCCATCGCCCCTTCAGCCATGTTCTTCCTCGGCTCCGGCGAAACCCATCCTGCCCTTCACAATCCCGACTACGACTTCCCCGAGGACCTGATCGCCATCGGCGCAAGGATCTTCATGCGGGTGGTGCGAGATATTCTGGAATAG
- a CDS encoding peroxidase, whose product MSLRINQTAPDFTAETTQGTIQFHDWIGDNWAVLFSHPKNFTPVCTTELGTMAGLEGEFRKRGVKIIGISVDPVESHGKWKQDIRVATGFDVEYPLIGDKDLKVAKLYDMLPEEAGTSSEGRTPADNATVRSVYVIGPDKKIKLILTYPMTTGRNFDEILRAIDSIQLTAKHQVATPANWKQGDDVIITAAVSNEDAITRFGSFDTVLPYLRKTKQPAA is encoded by the coding sequence ATGAGCCTGCGCATCAACCAGACCGCGCCCGATTTCACGGCTGAAACCACCCAGGGCACCATCCAGTTTCACGATTGGATCGGCGACAACTGGGCCGTTCTGTTCTCCCATCCGAAGAACTTCACACCGGTCTGCACCACCGAACTCGGCACCATGGCCGGCCTCGAAGGCGAATTCCGCAAACGCGGCGTCAAGATCATCGGCATCTCCGTCGATCCTGTCGAAAGCCATGGCAAGTGGAAGCAGGATATCCGGGTCGCGACCGGCTTCGACGTCGAATATCCGCTGATCGGCGACAAGGACCTCAAGGTCGCCAAGCTCTATGACATGTTGCCCGAGGAAGCCGGCACCAGCTCGGAAGGCCGCACGCCCGCCGACAACGCCACCGTCCGCTCGGTCTACGTCATCGGCCCGGACAAGAAGATCAAGCTGATCCTCACCTATCCGATGACCACCGGCCGCAACTTCGATGAGATCCTGCGCGCCATCGACTCGATCCAGCTGACCGCAAAGCACCAGGTCGCAACGCCCGCCAATTGGAAACAGGGCGACGACGTCATCATCACCGCCGCCGTTTCCAACGAAGACGCCATCACCCGTTTCGGCTCCTTCGACACCGTCCTGCCCTACCTGCGCAAGACCAAGCAGCCAGCGGCCTGA